From the Solanum stenotomum isolate F172 chromosome 4, ASM1918654v1, whole genome shotgun sequence genome, one window contains:
- the LOC125863131 gene encoding probable hexosyltransferase MUCI70: MALYKNNTELFQVRRGITGFVYKFLDKIKNCFRSCGRGGKFSLFTNRGLLFCVFVLAVLCLISLAAFGLGMHFHGKLEPNMLPWREMRKDIIAHDVPDRPTKKPRRQRFFPCEVAFKDSVDLLSEPKDFLNFTHFSLGYMETEKKASHIDAHEPRFGGHQTLEEREQSFFAVNQTVHCGFVRGAEGFPSTGFDLKEEDRKYMSACRVVVSSCIFGSSDFLRRPTSRLMSEYSKKNVCFVMFVDEETLSTLSKEGNAPDDGGFVGLWKLVVVKNLPYTDMRKTGKVPKFLSHRLFPSSRYSIWLDSKLRLATDPMLIIDHFLWQTGSEYAISNHYTRHCVWDEVLQNKRLNKYNHTAIDEQFSFYQSDGLTKFDPSDPNTPLPSYVPEGSFIVRAHTPMSNLFSCLWFNEVDRFTSRDQLSFAFTFLKLKRMNPDKPFHLNMFKDCERRSLVKLFHHREPYVPPPPKIS, translated from the exons ATGGCTCTGTATAAGAACAATACTGAACTCTTCCAAGTGAGAAGAGGCATAACTGGGTTTGTTTACAAGTTTTTGGATAAAATCAAGAACTGTTTTAGAAGCTGTGGAAGAGGAGGGAAGTTCAGTCTTTTTACAAATAGGGGATTGCTGTTTTGTGTATTTGTACTTGCTGTGCTCTGCTTGATTTCATTGGCGGCTTTTGGCTTAGGAATGCACTTCCATG GTAAATTGGAACCCAACATGTTGCCTTGGAGAGAAATGCGAAAAGATATTATTGCGCATGATGTCCCTGACCGCCCAACAAAGAAACCCCGTAGGCAGC GTTTTTTTCCCTGTGAGGTAGCATTTAAGGATTCCGTTGATTTGCTTAGTGAACCGAAGGACTTTTTGAATTTCACCCATTTTTCCTTGGGATATATGGAAACAGAAAAGAAAGCTTCCCATATTGATGCTCATGAACCCAGATTTGGTGGACATCAGACCCTTGAAGAAAGAGAACAATCATTTTTTGCTGTAAATCAAACAGTTCATTGTGGTTTTGTGAGGGGAGCTGAAGGGTTCCCAAGTACTGGATTTGATTTGAAAGAGGAGGATAGAAAATACATGAGTGCGTGCAGAGTGGTCGTATCATCATGTATATTTGGAAGCTCTGATTTTTTAAGAAGGCCGACAAGCAGATTG ATGAGTGAGTACTCAAAGAAGAATGTATGTTTTGTTATGTTTGTTGATGAGGAAACTCTTTCGACACTCTCCAAAGAAGGAAATGCACCTGATGATGGTGGATTTGTTGGTTTGTGGAAATTAGTTGTTGTAAAGAACTTACCGTACACAGATATGCGTAAAACAGGGAAAGTACCAAAGTTTTTGTCACATCGCCTCTTTCCTTCTTCGAG GTACTCTATTTGGCTTGATAGCAAACTGCGGCTCGCAACCGATCCAATGTTGATAATTGATCATTTCTTGTGGCAAACTGGCTCTGAGTATGCCATCTCAAATCATTATACTCGGCACTGTGTTTGGGATGAAGTACTCCAAAATAAGCGTCTAAATAAGTACAATCACACTGCTATTGATGAACAGTTTTCATTTTACCAATCTGACGGTCTTACCAAATTTGACCCTTCAGATCCAAATACTCCTCTGCCAAGCT ATGTGCCTGAAGGTTCTTTTATTGTTAGAGCACATACACCCATGTCAAATTTGTTCTCTTGCCTCTGGTTCAACGAAGTTGATCGATTTACTTCACGTGACCAGCTAAGCTTCGCATTTACATTCTTAAAACTGAAGAGAATGAATCCAGACAAACCATTCCATTTAAATATGTTTAAG GACTGCGAACGTAGGTCGCTGGTCAAGTTATTTCATCACAGAGAGCCATATGTTCCACCTCCTCCAAAAATTAGTTGA